A single Chanos chanos chromosome 8, fChaCha1.1, whole genome shotgun sequence DNA region contains:
- the gja9a gene encoding gap junction alpha-9 protein — protein sequence MGDWNFLGGILEEVHIHSTMVGKIWLTILFIFRMLVLGVAAEDVWNDEQSDFICNTEQPGCRNVCYDLAFPISLIRYWVLQVIFVSSPSLVYMGHALYRLRALEKERQRKKMALRRELEAVDVEMAEARRRIERELRQLDQGKLNKAPLRGSLLRTYVAHIVTRSAVEVGFMSGQYVLYGFHLDPLFKCERDPCPNVVDCFVSRPTEKSVFMVFMQCIAGISLFLNILEIMHLGYKKLKKGILDFYPHLRDESDDNYYPNKFKKDSMVQQMCIGTSTGRKATIPSAPSGYNLLLEKQQDPGYPPLINPSSAFLPVQADLMAKTGSDAPKEPQHSPTEHNSNSNNTSSDTRSPACESITPPKQDESEESAHPPQGESKAPDSPSLPRDSSHASSCPTLLASAVKRPWKVSAPWNCSTVVEGNASDSDSYGGGMARSGYATVRARTASRSDPKRSSRPTTPDSIEESSSESRHSPKPTSPSRRTSLASSASSRRAATDLQI from the coding sequence ATGGGAGACTGGAATTTCCTGGGTGGGATTTTGGAGGAGGTGCACATCCACTCCACCATGGTGGGCAAGATTTGGCTTAccatcctcttcatcttccGTATGCTGGTGCTGGGAGTGGCAGCAGAGGATGTGTGGAACGATGAGCAGTCTGATTTCATCTGTAACACGGAGCAGCCCGGTTGCCGAAACGTCTGTTACGACCTCGCCTTCCCCATCTCGCTCATCCGCTACTGGGTGCTCCAGGTCATCTTCGTGTCTTCGCCATCACTGGTTTACATGGGCCACGCTCTCTACCGCCTTCGGGCCCTGGAGAAAGAACGGCAGAGGAAAAAGATGGCATTGCGGCGCGAGTTGGAAGCCGTGGACGTGGAGATGGCGGAGGCCAGGCGGAGGATCGAGCGGGAGCTTCGGCAGCTGGACCAAGGCAAGCTCAACAAGGCCCCTCTGAGAGGATCTCTACTGCGCACCTACGTGGCTCACATCGTCACCCGCTCGGCCGTCGAGGTCGGTTTCATGTCCGGGCAGTACGTCCTCTATGGCTTCCACCTCGATCCCCTCTTCAAATGTGAACGGGACCCTTGCCCCAACGTGGTGGACTGCTTCGTTTCCAGGCCGACGGAGAAGAGCGTGTTCATGGTGTTCATGCAGTGCATTGCAGGCATCTCGTTGTTCCTGAACATTCTAGAGATCATGCATCTGGGCTACAAGAAGCTCAAAAAGGGCATCCTGGATTTTTACCCACATCTGAGGGATGAATCGGATGACAACTATTACCCCAACAAATTCAAGAAGGATTCGATGGTGCAGCAGATGTGCATAGGTACTTCAACCGGACGCAAAGCCACGATCCCCTCCGCCCCCAGTGGCTACAATCTCCTGCTGGAGAAACAACAGGATCCTGGCTATCCTCCTCTTATCAACCCTTCCTCTGCCTTTCTTCCTGTCCAGGCTGATTTAATGGCCAAAACCGGTTCAGATGCTCCGAAAGAACCCCAGCACAGTCccacagaacacaacagcaaCTCCAACAACACTAGCAGCGACACCCGCTCACCAGCCTGCGAGTCCATCACTCCCCCAAAGCAGGATGAATCTGAGGAGTCTGCCCACCCCCCACAAGGAGAGTCCAAGGCTCCAGACTCCCCAAGCCTCCCCAGGGACTCTTCGCATGCGTCCTCCTGTCCAACTCTGTTGGCAAGTGCGGTGAAGAGGCCTTGGAAGGTTAGCGCACCCTGGAACTGCTCCACGGTTGTTGAGGGCAATGCGTCCGACTCAGACTCTTATGGAGGCGGCATGGCTCGCAGTGGGTACGCCACTGTCCGTGCACGAACTGCATCCAGGTCCGACCCTAAGCGCTCAAGCCGACCCACCACTCCAGACTCAATCGAAGAGTCCAGCTCAGAGTCACGGCACAGCCCGAAGCCGACGTCCCCAAGTCGGCGTACATCATTGGCAAGTTCCGCAAGCAGCAGGCGAGCTGCCACAGATCTCCAGAtctga